In one Dermacentor variabilis isolate Ectoservices chromosome 4, ASM5094787v1, whole genome shotgun sequence genomic region, the following are encoded:
- the LOC142580134 gene encoding uncharacterized protein LOC142580134, with protein MTALFNQLASEECGHAVCIIVKQIKHKMENLAQAHKEASPAGTGSAATQCPFYKRLHTFLGNLPMNDRSLVQESFQLDMVERLPEDAEIVASRPPSEAPSSPDTVNVEASTSLASTSEASTSQASTPAASSEKNHTRKRRQPTSSIDKVVLLLERQENRAEKMAKKEYKLSKKTVRLQEEANDLHREMVTIIRQYFESRQERQPDCPDSPE; from the exons ATGACGGCGTTGTTTAACCAGCTCGCAAGCGAGGAATGTGGGCACGCTGTGTGCATCATAGTCAAGCAGATTAAACACAAGATGGAAAACTTGGCCCAGGCTCACAA AGAGGCAAGCCCTGCTGGCACTGGGTCTGCTGCAACTCAGTGCCCATTCTACAAACGGCTTCACACCTTCCTGGGAAACCTGCCTATGAATGACAGAAGCCTGGTTCAAGAGAGCTTTCAG CTGGACATGGTGGAGCGGCTGCCAGAGGATGCAGAGATTGTTGCCTCAAGACCGCCATCAGAAGCGCCGAGCAGTCCAGACACCGTAAATGTCGAGGCGTCGACCAGTCTGGCCTCGACCAGTGAGGCATCGACAAGCCAGGCTTCAACACCTGCTGCATCATCCGAGAAAAATCACACGCGCAAAAGGCGACAGCCGACATCATCTATAGATAAAGTTGTGCTGCTTCTAGAAAGGCAGGAAAACCGTGCCGAAAAGATGGCGAAAAAAGAGTACAAGCTATCCAAAAAGACGGTCAGACTCCAGGAGGAGGCCAATGACCTACACCGTGAGATGGTCACCATAATCCGCCAATACTTTGAAAGCCGGCAGGAGCGTCAACCTGACTGCCCAGACAGCCCTGAATAA